From Zingiber officinale cultivar Zhangliang chromosome 5B, Zo_v1.1, whole genome shotgun sequence, the proteins below share one genomic window:
- the LOC121985624 gene encoding trihelix transcription factor GTL1-like, with amino-acid sequence MQQQAPPGPPRAAAAADGAPQFPTLAPFPSCLPPPAEAVSPISSRAPDSGMVNFDAAGYAIDEEALAGGAPGNRWPRQETLALLKIRSEMDAAFREATFKGPLWEEVSRKLAELGYKRSSKKCKEKFENVHKYYKRTKEGRAGRQDGKAYRFFSQLEALHNNAAAAAPTGHVSFRMQPQPVSSVSVPLLGPQQTVLASAPAGPVGIDGFAWNNSSSSSSGPESDDEDTEDDGVEGEGRKRKRRGGSRKMMAFFEGLMKRVTVRQDEMQRRFLEAIEKREQERMIREEAWRRQEMARFGREQELLAQERALAASRDAAVIAYLQKITSVAQTTSPPPPLVSAVALATIPISVTETLPPTPQPIPQLQPTPSKKKPAPPAEEGGVGSLEPPLSSSRWPKAEVHALIDLRSRLEVRYQEAGPKGLLWEEISAGMRRLGYDRSSKRCKEKWENINKYFKKVKDGNKRRPEDAKTCPYFHQLEALYRRKHHGEAGVMAFPPPTPPPPPAAETAGGNSQPLLPTNNNEGTLRKAEEEAVKDLMEQTQRQSLDLDEYDSENMEQDDEEDVDDEDDDEDSKMQYKIQFQQHNVGGPGGSTSTAAPPPSAPGSFLAMVQ; translated from the exons ATGCAGCAGCAGGCACCGCCGGGGCCGCCGCGGGCTGCGGCGGCGGCGGACGGAGCACCGCAATTCCCTACCTTGGCTCCATTCCCGAGCTGCCTGCCGCCGCCGGCAGAGGCGGTCTCTCCGATCAGCAGTCGCGCGCCGGACTCGGGCATGGTGAACTTTGACGCGGCCGGGTACGCAATCGACGAGGAGGCGCTCGCCGGCGGCGCGCCCGGCAACCGCTGGCCGCGGCAGGAGACGCTGGCGCTGCTCAAGATCCGCTCCGAGATGGACGCCGCCTTCCGGGAAGCCACATTCAAGGGCCCCCTCTGGGAGGAGGTCTCCAG GAAGCTAGCGGAGTTGGGGTACAAGAGGAGCTCGAAGAAGTGCAAGGAGAAATTCGAGAACGTGCACAAGTACTACAAGCGCACCAAGGAAGGCCGCGCCGGCCGGCAGGACGGCAAGGCCTACCGCTTCTTTAGCCAGCTGGAGGCCTTGCATAAcaacgccgccgccgccgcgccGACGGGGCATGTTTCGTTTAGGATGCAGCCGCAGCCGGTCTCCTCCGTGTCCGTCCCGTTGCTCGGCCCGCAGCAGACAGTGTTAGCCTCTGCTCCTGCGGGCCCGGTGGGGATTGACGGCTTTGCTTGGAATAAttcttcgtcgtcgtcgtcggggCCGGAATCGGACGACGAGGACACGGAGGATGACGGCGTGGAAGGGGAAGGAAGGAAGCGGAAGCGTCGGGGCGGGTCGAGGAAGATGATGGCCTTCTTCGAGGGGTTGATGAAGAGGGTGACGGTGCGGCAGGATGAGATGCAGCGGCGGTTCCTGGAGGCGATCGAGAAGCGGGAGCAGGAGCGGATGATCCGCGAGGAAGCGTGGCGGCGGCAGGAGATGGCGAGGTTCGGCCGCGAGCAGGAGCTGCTAGCCCAGGAGCGCGCCTTGGCCGCCTCCCGGGACGCCGCCGTCATCGCCTACCTCCAAAAAATCACCAGCGTTGCCCAAACCACATCGCCTCCCCCGCCACTGGTCTCCGCTGTCGCCCTCGCGACGATTCCGATTTCCGTCACGGAGACTCTGCCGCCTACGCCGCAGCCGATACCTCAGTTGCAACCCACTCCTTCAAAAAAGAAGCCGGCGCCGCCGGCAGAGGAGGGCGGCGTTGGGAGCCTGGAGCCGCCGTTGTCGTCTTCGAGGTGGCCGAAGGCGGAGGTGCACGCGCTGATCGACCTGCGGAGCCGGCTGGAGGTGCGGTACCAGGAGGCGGGGCCGAAGGGGCTGCTGTGGGAGGAGATCTCCGCCGGAATGCGGAGGCTGGGCTACGACCGGAGCTCCAAGCGGTGCAAGGAGAAGTGGGAGAACATCAACAAGTACTTCAAGAAGGTTAAGGACGGCAACAAACGGCGGCCGGAGGACGCCAAGACCTGCCCCTACTTCCACCAACTGGAAGCCCTCTACCGAAGGAAGCATCACGGTGAGGCCGGAGTCATGGCATTTCCTCCCCCGACGCCTCCGCCTCCGCCGGCGGCCGAGACCGCCGGAGGAAATTCTCAGCCACTACTACCAACTAATAATAACGAAGGAACATTGAGAAAG GCGGAGGAAGAGGCCGTGAAAGATCTGATGGAGCAAACCCAACGGCAAAGCCTGGACCTCGACGAGTACGACAGCGAGAACATGGAGCAAGACGACGAAGAAGATGTCGACGACGAGGATGACGACGAAGACAGCAAGATGCAGTACAAGATACAGTTTCAACAACACAACGTCGGCGGCCCCGGCGGGAGTACTTCGACGGCGGCTCCGCCGCCGTCGGCGCCAGGCTCCTTCTTGGCGATGGTTCAGTAG